In one Melopsittacus undulatus isolate bMelUnd1 chromosome 4, bMelUnd1.mat.Z, whole genome shotgun sequence genomic region, the following are encoded:
- the GDF10 gene encoding growth/differentiation factor 10 has translation MASRLTCCLLLWALGHVGCHSPAREGAGSQPACPVPPPVPRDSPSHVSDPRGGSSPPPALGSIAQDMVAVHMLKLYEKYNREGSRPGDGNTVRSFKAKPEFLAQKPMYCFNLTSMQDSEMILAATFHFYADKRPRHQEVFCKRSKNSSCRLLHLPSVLRLNLIFQSIHQNSAYGLVKANITMFLQRRGAWHTKDISHIIKESKRAGELILCTELDSGEKHKGFPEQVASHLPYILVYANDLAISEPNSVAVTLQRYDPFPSNDGDPNLSPNASTDTRVRRDTYLSSSIQNNELPEVDYNNNKYNKHDIWENAYKSLKPKASRKDRRRKGQENTETLTKSQVLNFDEKTMKKARRKQWNEPRICSRRYMKVDFADIGWNEWIISPKSFDAYYCAGACEFPMPKIVRPSNHATIQSIVKAVGIIPGIPEPCCVPDKMSSLSVLFLDENKNVVLKVYPNMSVETCACR, from the exons ATGGCCAGCCGCCTgacctgctgcctcctgctgtgGGCCCTGGGCCATGTGGGCTGCCATTCGCCTGCGAGGGAGGGCGCCGGCAGCCAGCCCGCCTGCCCCGTCCCGCCGCCAGTCCCCCGGGACTCGCCTTCCCATGTCAGTGACCCCCGCGGAGGCTCCTCGCCGCCCCCTGCGCTGGGCAGCATCGCTCAGGACATGGTAGCTGTCCACATGCTTAAGCTCTACGAGAAGTATAACCGGGAAGGGAGCCGGCCCGGCGATGGCAACACTGTGCGGAGCTTCAAAGCCAAGCCGG AATTCTTGGCCCAGAAGCCTATGTACTGCTTCAATCTGACATCCATGCAGGATTCAGAGATGATCCTTGCTGCCACCTTTCACTTCTATGCTGACAAGCGCCCTCGGCACCAGGAAGTGTTTTGTAAGCGATCCAAGAACTCATCCTGCCGCCTCCTTCACCTGCCTTCAGTCCTGCGGCTCAACCTCATCTTCCAAAGCATTCACCAGAATTCTGCCTATGGTCTAGTGAAAGCGAACATCACCATGTTTCTTCAAAGGCGAGGGGCTTGGCATACAAAGGACATTTCACACATCATAAAAGAATCAAAACGGGCTGGAGAGCTCATTCTCTGCACTGAGCTTGATTCTGGAGAGAAACACAAGGGCTTCCCTGAACAGGTTGCCAGTCATTTACCTTATATACTAGTTTATGCCAATGATCTTGCAATCTCTGAACCTAACAGTGTGGCAGTCACCCTACAGCGTTATGATCCATTCCCTTCCAATGATGGGGACCCAAATCTATCCCCTAATGCTTCTACTGATACTCGAGTGAGGAGGGATACATACCTCTCTAGCTCTATTCAGAACAATGAGTTGCCAGAAGTAGATTATAACAACAATAAATATAACAAACATGACATATGGGAGAATGCTTACAAATCCTTGAAACCAAAAGCTTCACGCAAAGACCGAAGGAGAAAAGggcaagaaaatacagaaacacttACAAAGTCTCAGGTGCTAAATTTTGATgagaaaacaatgaagaaagcaaggagaaaacaatGGAATGAGCCAAGGATTTGTTCAAGAAGATACATGAAAGTTGACTTTGCTGACATTGGCTGGAATGAATGGATCATATCTCCCAAATCATTTGATGCCTACTACTGTGCAGGGGCATGTGAATTTCCAATGCCCAAG ATTGTCCGGCCATCAAATCATGCTACAATCCAGAGCATCGTAAAAGCAGTAGGAATCATTCCTGGCATCCCAGAACCCTGCTGTGTCCCTGACAAAATGAGCTCACTCAGTGTCCTGTTTTTAGATGAGaacaaaaatgttgttttaaagGTATATCCCAATATGTCGGTTGAAACTTGCGCCTGTCGATAA